A genomic window from Lotus japonicus ecotype B-129 chromosome 1, LjGifu_v1.2 includes:
- the LOC130732631 gene encoding uncharacterized protein LOC130732631: protein MASVCISNCINDTRDPRVPVRATYVNLYKWPESDAEFVRSVSSNSNREKGSSQIYGHPRVVDSISCRGLYLRSYTFSREEEKEPQKTQKCFGKVKGNGNKTKPEAKKKKKCLIWRKAKEISCSAVFRIFQRFLACSASVDVVDENYYF, encoded by the coding sequence ATGGCCTCTGTTTGCATATCAAACTGCATCAACGACACACGCGACCCGCGTGTACCGGTTCGGGCCACTTACGTGAACCTCTACAAGTGGCCGGAATCGGACGCGGAGTTCGTGAGGTCGGTGAGCTCCAATTCCAACAGAGAAAAGGGTTCGTCGCAGATTTACGGGCACCCCAGGGTGGTGGACAGCATTTCCTGCAGGGGATTGTACCTCAGAAGCTACACGTtttcaagggaagaagagaaagagcctCAGAAAACTCAGAAATGTTTTGGCAAGGTGAAGGGGAATGGGAACAAGACAAAGCCTGAGgctaagaagaaaaagaagtgttTGATTTGGAGGAAAGCTAAGGAGATTTCTTGCTCTGCTGTTTTTCGGATTTTTCAAAGGTTCTTGGCTTGCTCTGCTAGTGTTGATGTTGTGGATGAAAATTATTACTTTTAA